Proteins co-encoded in one Papaver somniferum cultivar HN1 chromosome 5, ASM357369v1, whole genome shotgun sequence genomic window:
- the LOC113278731 gene encoding aspartic proteinase CDR1-like, whose protein sequence is MGCGTKQENFGPVIGDGFRSGKPDVIAGILGMSGGIRSFINQLGPAGEAKFEYCLKPYTDGVASSTYLRFGSDVRIRGGRLGQQRVYSTPLFFQRHDPDAYYLHLEGISVGRDRLAFQRSDFEFHKDTERGGCIIDSGAPVTLMHGPLFDKVAESVEVYFQDLNILRVETPRGYFDLCFSPRPKDDKDYPAMTFHFQNADFVMDKPDTVFSIGGNDFCLGISRLDSHYDVMFGAMQQARKRILYDVMRGTLSFATEDCQLNS, encoded by the coding sequence ATGGGTTGTGGGACTAAACAAGAGAATTTCGGACCGGTTATTGGTGATGGTTTTAGAAGCGGGAAACCCGATGTTATCGCAGGAATACTCGGTATGAGTGGTGGAATCAGATCTTTTATCAATCAATTAGGTCCTGCCGGAGAAGCTAAATTTGAGTACTGCCTGAAGCCATATACGGATGGTGTGGCTTCAAGCACTTACTTAAGGTTCGGTTCAGACGTGAGAATTAGAGGCGGTAGATTAGGTCAACAACGAGTATATTCAACTCCCTTATTTTTTCAACGTCATGACCCAGATGCATATTACTTGCATCTAGAAGGTATCAGTGTAGGTCGTGATCGACTGGCATTTCAAAGAAGTGATTTCGAGTTTCACAAGGATACGGAAAGAGGCGGTTGTATCATAGATTCAGGGGCTCCGGTGACTTTAATGCATGGACCTCTGTTTGATAAAGTTGCAGAAAGTGTAGAGGTATATTTTCAAGATTTGAATATCCTTCGGGTTGAAACACCTCGCGGTTACTTTGATCTTTGTTTTTCTCCAAGACCCAAGGATGACAAAGATTATCCAGCGATGACATTTCACTTTCAGAATGCCGACTTTGTAATGGACAAACCGGACACTGTTTTTTCTATCGGTGGTAATGATTTTTGTTTAGGTATTTCTCGGTTGGATAGTCATTATGATGTCATGTTTGGAGCAATGCAACAAGCTCGCAAAAGGATTTTATATGATGTTATGCGAGGGACACTCTCATTTGCTACAGAGGATTGCCAATTGAATTCATAA
- the LOC113280974 gene encoding protein INVOLVED IN DE NOVO 2-like yields MSSDEDSEISEFEIDDYGDKEYELMKNGKRKVKFAENVFRCPFCQGKKKLDYLYKDIKQHAVGIASSRSKSAKHRANHLALSKFLETELAPVVVQAQPEVEVDQNCDELFVYPWVGVVDLPTESNDGKYAGKSQLTEQFTRQGFNPVKVQPLWNKHSGKHSGYALVVFNKGWPGFYNAMLFEKFFEADHHGKKDWCAKKHRRTSLYGWVAREDDLDGGSIVAEQLEKIGNLKTAADIVSEEERKTNQLVSKLANDIEVKSMKMKEIECKYNETNISLSNLVSQNDRLHQKYNDELLKMQQTAKNHFPRICQEHNKVKSELDTQRKELEHRRSELEKREARNETERNKLAKEKLQNATKNSSLVTACVEQKKADENVFKLAEDHKKEKENLHSRILALEKQLDAKQALELEIERLKGNLNVLKHMGGDEDAAFNKKMDEMSKHLEEKEGELESLEDLNQALVVKERKSNDELQEARKELISIPSGLSGLREMSGGRALIGVKRMGELDDRPFHEACKRKYGSESNQATLMCSAWEEYLGDPDWHPYKIINMRNSHQEIINEDDDKLKGLRRNYGEEVYSAVTTALMEMNDYNPSGRYIVPELWNFKEKRKATLKEVVAYILRLWKTSKRKRA; encoded by the exons ATGAGCTCTGACGAAGATTCAGAaattagtgagtttgagatcgaCGATTATGGAGATAAGGAGTATGAATTGATGAAGAATGGGAAACGCAAAGTCAAATTCGCAGAGAATGTCTTCCGGTGTCCATTTTGTCAAGGGAAGAAGAAACTAGACTACCTCTACAAGGATATCAAGCAGCACGCTGTTGGGATAGCGAGTTCTCGTAGTAAGAGCGCTAAACACAGGGCAAACCACTTGGCATTGTCTAAATTTCTGGAGACGGAGCTAGCACCAGTAGTGGTTCAAGCTCAGCCTGAAGTTGAGGTTGATCAGAACTGTGATGAACTTTTTGTTTATCCTTGGGTGGGTGTTGTCGACCTTCCTACTGAATCGAATGATGGGAAGTATGCAGGAAAAAGTCAGCTCACAGAGCAGTTCACTAGGCAAGGGTTTAATCCTGTGAAGGTGCAACCTCTGTGGAATAAACATAGTGGTAAACATTCAGGATATGCTCTTGTAGTTTTTAACAAAGGCTGGCCTGGGTTTTACAATGCAATGTTATTTGAGAAGTTCTTCGAAGCGGATCATCATGGGAAGAAAGATTGGTGTGCAAAGAAGCATCGTAGGACTAGTCTTTATGGCTGGGTGGCACGAGAAGATGATTTAGATGGTGGAAGTATTGTTGCTGAACAACTGGAAAAAATTGGGAACCTAAAAACTGCTGCCGATATTGTGTCCGAAGAAGAGAGAAAGACAAATCAACTTGTCTCAAAGTTGGCTAATGATATTGAAGTCAAAAGTATGAAAATGAAAGAAATTGAGTGTAAATACAATGAAACCAATATATCTTTGAGTAACTTGGTGAGTCAGAACGATAGGCTTCATCAGAAATACAACGATG AGCTTTTGAAGATGCAACAGACCGCAAAGAATCATTTCCCGAGGATTTGCCAAGAGCACAATAAAGTCAAGTCAGAGTTGGACACTCAGAGGAAAGAGCTCGAGCATCGAAGATCAGAACTGGAGAAGCGTGAGGCCCGGAATGAAACTGAGCGGAACAAATTAGCCAAGGAAAAGTTACAG AATGCCACGAAGAATAGCTCCCTTGTAACGGCTTGTGTGGAACAAAAGAAGGCGGATGAAAATGTATTTAAGCTAGCAGAAGACCATAAG aaagaaaaggaaaatcttCATAGCAGGATACTTGCTTTAGAGAAGCAATTGGATGCGAAACAAGCATTGGAGCTGGAGATTGAGCGGTTGAAGGGAAACTTAAATGTGCTGAAGCACATGGGAGGAGATGAGGACGCGGCATTCAACAAAAAGATGGATGAAATGTCTAAGCACCtggaagagaaagagggagaactGGAAAGTCTTGAAGATCTCAACCAGGCTCTAGTAGTCAAGGAGCGTAAAAGCAATGATGAGCTACAGGAAGCTCGTAAAGAATTAATTAGT ATTCCCTCGGGCTTGTCGGGACTGAGAGAAATGTCTGGCGGCCGTGCTCTAATTGGGGTCAAGCGAATGGGAGAGCTTGATGACAGACCATTCCATGAAGCATGTAAGAGGAAATACGGCAGTGAAAGTAATCAAGCTACACTGATGTGCTCCGCTTGGGAAGAATACCTTGGAGATCCAGATTGGCACCCTTACAAAATCATCAACATGAGAAATAGCCATCAG G AGATTATAAACGAAGACGATGATAAGTTAAAGGGTCTGAGAAGAAATTATGGTGAGGAGGTTTACAGTGCTGTCACAACTGCCCTCATGGAAATGAATGATTATAACCCTAGTGGAAGGTACATCGTTCCAGAATTGTGGAACTTCAAGGAGAAGAGAAAGGCTACTTTGAAAGAAGTAGTGGCGTACATTCTTAGGCTGTGGAAGACCTCTAAGCGGAAGAGGGCTTAA
- the LOC113280973 gene encoding protein INVOLVED IN DE NOVO 2-like: MSSDEDSEVSESEIEDYGDKEYELMKNGKHKVKFAEDVFRCPFCQGKKKQDYRYKDIKQHAIGIANSHSKSAKNKANHLALSKYLETELAPVVVVQAQPKVEADQDRDELFVYPWVGVIANLPTEWKDGKYVGESGSKLKDQFTRQGFNPVKVQPLWNFRGHSGYALVVFNKDWPGFHNAMSFENFFEADHHGKRDWCAKKHRETSLYGWVAREDDYHGGNIVAEHLVKIGDLKTTADIVAEDERKTNKLVSKLANEIEVKSMKMREIECKYNETNRSLSNLMSQNDKLHQRYNDELLKMQQTAKNHFQRICHEHNKVKSELDTQRKELDRRRSELEKREAQNETERSKLAEEKLQNATKNSSLEMASVEQKKADANVLKLAEDQKREKENLHNRILALEKQLDAKQALELEIERLKGNLNVLKHMGGDEDEAFNKKMDEMSKNLKEKEGELESLEDLNQALVVKERKSNDELQEARKELINGLREMSGRAHIGVKRMGELDNKPFNEACKRKYGSVDVQATLMCSTWEEHLKDPDWHPYKIIKVGNNHQEIINEDDDKLKGLREDYGEEVYSAVSTALLEMNEYNPSGRYVVPELWNFKENRKAPLKEVAAFILKQWKTSKRKRA; encoded by the exons ATGAGCTCTGACGAAGATTCTGAAGTTAGTGAGTCTGAGATCGAGGATTATGGAGATAAGGAGTATGAATTGATGAAGAATGGGAAACACAAAGTCAAATTCGCAGAGGATGTCTTTCGGTGTCCATTTTGTCAAGGGAAAAAGAAACAAGACTATCGCTACAAGGATATCAAGCAGCACGCTATTGGGATAGCAAATTCTCATAGTAAGAGTGCTAAAAACAAGGCAAACCACTTGGCATTATCTAAATATCTGGAAACGGAGCTAGCACCAGTAGTGGTGGTTCAGGCTCAGCCTAAAGTTGAGGCTGATCAGGACCGTGATGAACTTTTTGTTTATCCTTGGGTGGGTGTTATTGCCAACCTTCCTACCGAATGGAAAGATGGAAAATATGTAGGAGAAAGTGGTTCTAAGCTCAAAGACCAGTTCACTAGACAAGGGTTTAATCCTGTGAAGGTGCAACCTCTATGGAATTTTCGTGGTCATTCAGGATATGCTCTTGTAGTTTTTAACAAGGACTGGCCTGGGTTTCACAATGCAATGTCATTTGAGAACTTCTTTGAAGCGGATCATCATGGAAAGCGAGATTGGTGTGCAAAGAAGCACCGTGAGACTAGTCTTTATGGCTGGGTGGCACGAGAGGATGACTACCATGGTGGAAATATTGTTGCTGAACACCTGGTAAAAATTGGGGACCTAAAAACTACTGCTGATATTGTGGCCGAAGATGAGAGAAAGACGAATAAACTTGTCTCAAAATTGGCTAATGAAATTGAAGTCAAAAGTATGAAAATGAGAGAAATTGAGTGTAAATACAATGAAACCAACCGATCTCTGAGTAACTTGATGAGTCAGAACGATAAGCTTCATCAAAGATACAACGATG AGCTTTTAAAGATGCAACAGACTGCAAAGAATCATTTCCAGAGGATTTGCCATGAGCACAATAAGGTCAAGTCAGAGTTGGACACCCAAAGGAAGGAGCTCGATCGGCGTAGATCAGAACTGGAAAAGCGTGAGGCCCAGAATGAAACTGAGCGGAGCAAATTAGCCGAGGAAAAGTTACAG AATGCCACAAAGAATAGCTCTCTTGAAATGGCTAGTGTGGAGCAAAAGAAGGCGGATGCAAATGTACTTAAGCTAGCTGAAGACCAGAAG AGAGAAAAGGAAAACCTACATAACAGAATACTTGCTTTAGAGAAGCAACTGGATGCAAAACAAGCATTGGAGCTGGAAATCGAGCGTTTGAAGGGAAATCTAAATGTGCTGAAGCACATGGGAGGAGATGAGGACGAGGCATTCAACAAAAAGATGGATGAAATGTCTAAGAAcctgaaagagaaagagggagaactGGAAAGTCTTGAAGATCTCAACCAGGCTCTAGTAGTCAAGGAGCGTAAAAGCAATGATGAGCTACAGGAAGCTCGTAAAGAATTAATTAAT GGACTGAGAGAAATGTCTGGTCGTGCTCATATTGGGGTCAAGAGGATGGGAGAGCTTGATAACAAACCATTCAATGAAGCATGTAAGAGGAAGTATGGCAGTGTAGATGTTCAAGCTACACTGATGTGCTCCACTTGGGAAGAACACCTTAAAGATCCAGACTGGCACCCTTACAAAATCATCAAAGTGGGGAACAACCATCAG GAAATTATAAACGAAGACGATGATAAGTTAAAGGGTCTGAGAGAAGATTATGGTGAGGAGGTTTACAGTGCTGTTTCAACCGCTCTCTTGGAAATGAACGAGTATAACCCTAGTGGAAGGTACGTAGTTCCAGAATTATGGAATTTCAAGGAGAACAGAAAAGCTCCTTTGAAAGAAGTGGCAGCATTCATTCTTAAGCAGTGGAAGACCTCTAAGCGAAAGAGGGCTTAA